The following coding sequences lie in one Sandaracinaceae bacterium genomic window:
- a CDS encoding DUF2079 domain-containing protein translates to MRRLEWAGWIPVLIFGSLGALRFSTLHNQTFDLAFYARMAHGMARGDLYDPIVGAHVLGLHLSPILLPLGLLGLLFGQVPVLLLAQTLSAGLAAQGLARLGAQRLGPWGALTGLVFALHPNVGHVLSYEFHPGTLALAPLVGSLLALDRGDARAFVWATLGVLACREDLAAITALTGLVALLQPRSPAMRAAGRGVFMGSLLWLVVFVGMVAPRFAPAAGGSLDAHFGHLGGSFGSALAAVFTQPAAVLAHLTQPDKLSYLPRVLAPLLFLPLLAPRFLLPALPVLGMLMLSQFETTTQLRSHYLTPAVPALVWAAVHGFAQVKPHWQRQVGVVVLGATLVTFVLAGVGPLSLRFFAPYYREDARTEAGRAVLAVIPPDASVQAPDVLLPHLAERQTVHRAAPPERRVDFWVLDVSHRDRYAGQGTLLRTSEEPRVRDFMARSDRGVLLYRPPFVVLERGRDPRAALAAFEDTTDAGEHPAVALTACLAITHATALPAGAVRLHLRATGPCPADLALRVGTQPRPRRVELLFGGAVSPVHLRAGDQVFTDYEAVLVDREVGGGVLHVGALRSSGARPDPGDPTSVMVPVLAQ, encoded by the coding sequence ATGCGTCGCCTCGAGTGGGCTGGCTGGATCCCCGTGCTGATCTTCGGGAGCCTCGGCGCGCTGCGCTTCAGCACGCTGCACAACCAGACGTTCGACCTCGCGTTCTACGCGCGCATGGCGCACGGGATGGCGCGTGGCGACCTGTACGACCCGATCGTGGGCGCGCACGTGCTGGGGCTGCATCTCTCGCCCATCCTGCTCCCGCTCGGGCTGCTCGGACTGCTGTTCGGGCAGGTGCCGGTGCTGCTGCTGGCGCAGACGCTCAGCGCGGGGCTGGCGGCCCAAGGGCTGGCGCGGCTGGGGGCACAGCGGCTCGGTCCGTGGGGGGCGCTCACGGGGCTGGTGTTCGCGCTGCACCCCAACGTGGGGCACGTGCTCAGCTACGAGTTCCACCCGGGGACGCTCGCGCTCGCGCCGCTGGTGGGGTCGCTGCTCGCGCTCGACCGTGGGGACGCGCGTGCCTTCGTGTGGGCCACGCTGGGTGTGCTCGCCTGCCGAGAAGACCTGGCGGCCATCACGGCGCTGACGGGGCTGGTGGCGTTGCTGCAGCCCCGCTCGCCAGCCATGCGCGCCGCGGGGCGTGGCGTCTTCATGGGGTCGCTGCTCTGGCTGGTGGTCTTCGTGGGCATGGTCGCGCCGCGCTTTGCGCCCGCGGCGGGAGGCTCGCTCGACGCGCACTTCGGTCACCTGGGCGGCAGCTTCGGGTCCGCGCTCGCAGCCGTATTCACGCAGCCTGCGGCCGTGCTGGCGCACCTCACGCAGCCCGACAAGCTCTCGTACCTGCCGCGGGTGCTCGCGCCGCTCTTGTTCCTGCCGCTGCTGGCGCCGCGCTTCCTGCTGCCCGCGCTGCCCGTGCTGGGCATGCTCATGCTGAGCCAGTTCGAGACCACCACGCAGCTGCGCTCGCACTACCTCACGCCGGCGGTGCCCGCGCTGGTGTGGGCCGCCGTGCACGGCTTCGCACAGGTGAAGCCGCACTGGCAGCGGCAGGTGGGCGTGGTGGTACTCGGCGCGACGCTCGTGACCTTCGTGCTGGCGGGCGTGGGGCCGCTCTCGCTGCGCTTCTTCGCACCCTACTACCGCGAGGATGCGCGCACCGAGGCCGGGCGCGCGGTGCTCGCGGTCATTCCGCCGGACGCCAGCGTGCAGGCGCCCGACGTGCTCTTGCCGCACCTCGCCGAGCGGCAGACGGTGCACCGTGCAGCCCCTCCCGAGCGGCGCGTGGACTTCTGGGTGCTGGACGTGTCGCATCGCGATCGCTACGCGGGGCAAGGCACGCTCCTGCGCACCTCGGAGGAGCCGCGCGTGCGGGACTTCATGGCGCGCAGCGACCGCGGGGTGCTGCTGTACCGACCGCCCTTCGTGGTGCTCGAGCGTGGGCGTGATCCCCGCGCCGCGCTCGCGGCGTTCGAAGACACCACCGATGCTGGCGAGCACCCCGCGGTGGCGCTCACGGCGTGCCTCGCGATCACGCACGCGACCGCGCTCCCGGCGGGCGCCGTGCGGCTCCACTTGCGTGCCACGGGCCCATGCCCGGCCGACCTCGCGCTGCGCGTGGGCACCCAGCCGCGGCCGAGGCGCGTGGAGCTGCTGTTCGGAGGCGCCGTGTCGCCCGTGCACCTGCGCGCGGGGGACCAGGTTTTCACGGACTACGAGGCTGTGTTGGTGGATCGCGAAGTGGGCGGTGGCGTCCTCCACGTGGGTGCGCTGCGTTCGAGCGGCGCACGACCCGATCCCGGCGATCCCACGTCCGTGATGGTCCCCGTGCTCGCTCAGTAG